The following proteins are encoded in a genomic region of Cyclonatronum proteinivorum:
- a CDS encoding valine--tRNA ligase, whose translation MSTSDIPKIYSPAEAEAKWYPFWEKNGFFRSLPDEREPYAIVIPPPNVTGVLHMGHMLNNTIQDVIIRRARMMGKNACWVPGTDHASIATEAKVVGRLRENGIKKSDLSRDEFLKHAWDWTNEYGDTILKQLRKLGASCDWERTRFTLEDDLYDAVIDCFIHYYEKGHIYRGLRMVNWDPVAKTALSDEEVIHKEVKSKLYYVKYAVQDSDEFVTIATTRPETILADTAVCVNPNDPRYTHLIGKTAIIPMVNRPVPIIADEYVEPEFGTGCLKVTPAHDVNDNELGIKHKLEVIDILNDDATLNETAQFYVGEDRFKARKLIIKDLEEAGQLVKIEDIKNKVGYSERTDAVIEPKLSLQWFLKMQETAKPALENVMNDTIRFFPDKFKNSYRNWMENVHDWCISRQLWWGHQIPAWYYGNGPEDYVIAKTEAEALEKAKAKSGQETISLRQDEDVLDTWFSSWLWPISVFDGFKNPDGEINYYYPTKDLVTAPEIMFFWVARMIMAGYEFRGEKPFSNVYYHGIVRDKQRRKMSKSLGNSPDPIDLMNQFGADGTRVGMLFSAPAGNDLLFDDALCEQGRNFSNKIWNAFRFLAMNMEEGETYEPTTALDPDFLPDQWMSSRLNRTILEMDESFAQFRLNEALQKIYALVWDDFCDWYIELIKPDTFGAKIEKARLERALGIFETLMKLLHPFTPFISEEIWQRIRTRSTEESLIVSSWPAPDASRVDDTIEARFALVQELVSAMRNIRAESGLSPNLELEVLVRTADDETAHMLQSVQGLILKLQKTKKLEIGTSVQKPAQSASTLVKGCELIIPMAEHIDVDKERARLQKEIQRTEGFLKSVKGKLSNEKFVNNAPEAVVAKERAKLSDAEANLSKLRAALSEL comes from the coding sequence ATGAGCACATCCGACATCCCCAAAATCTATTCCCCGGCTGAAGCCGAAGCCAAATGGTATCCTTTCTGGGAGAAAAACGGTTTCTTCCGCTCCCTGCCCGATGAGCGCGAACCCTACGCCATCGTCATCCCGCCGCCCAACGTAACCGGCGTGCTCCACATGGGGCACATGCTCAATAATACCATTCAGGATGTCATCATCCGCCGCGCCCGCATGATGGGCAAAAACGCTTGCTGGGTGCCGGGTACCGATCATGCATCCATTGCAACGGAAGCCAAAGTTGTGGGACGACTGCGGGAAAATGGCATCAAAAAAAGCGACCTCAGCCGCGATGAATTTCTCAAACACGCCTGGGACTGGACCAACGAGTACGGCGACACCATCCTGAAGCAGCTCCGCAAGCTGGGGGCTTCCTGCGACTGGGAGCGTACCCGCTTCACCCTCGAAGACGACCTCTACGACGCCGTCATTGATTGCTTCATTCACTACTACGAAAAAGGGCATATTTACCGTGGTTTGCGCATGGTGAACTGGGATCCGGTTGCCAAGACCGCGCTCTCCGATGAAGAAGTCATCCACAAGGAAGTCAAATCCAAACTATACTATGTGAAATACGCAGTTCAGGATTCCGACGAATTCGTGACCATCGCAACGACGCGCCCGGAAACCATTCTGGCCGACACCGCCGTCTGCGTAAACCCGAATGATCCGCGCTACACGCACCTGATCGGCAAGACCGCCATCATCCCGATGGTGAACCGTCCGGTACCGATTATCGCGGATGAGTACGTCGAGCCTGAATTCGGCACCGGCTGCCTAAAAGTGACGCCCGCGCACGATGTCAACGATAACGAGCTCGGTATTAAGCACAAGCTCGAAGTCATCGACATCCTCAACGACGACGCGACCCTGAACGAAACCGCGCAGTTTTATGTGGGTGAAGACCGCTTCAAAGCACGCAAGCTTATCATCAAAGACCTTGAAGAAGCCGGTCAGCTTGTCAAAATCGAAGATATCAAAAACAAGGTCGGCTATTCCGAGCGCACCGACGCGGTCATCGAGCCCAAGCTGTCGCTGCAGTGGTTCCTCAAAATGCAGGAAACCGCCAAGCCTGCGCTCGAGAACGTGATGAACGACACCATCCGCTTCTTCCCCGACAAATTCAAAAACAGCTACCGCAACTGGATGGAAAACGTGCACGACTGGTGCATTTCGCGGCAGCTGTGGTGGGGACATCAAATTCCGGCATGGTACTACGGCAACGGTCCGGAAGACTACGTGATCGCCAAAACCGAAGCCGAAGCCCTCGAAAAAGCGAAAGCGAAATCCGGTCAGGAAACCATCAGCCTCAGACAGGATGAAGACGTACTCGATACCTGGTTCTCCTCCTGGCTGTGGCCCATCTCCGTTTTCGACGGCTTCAAAAATCCCGATGGCGAAATCAACTACTACTACCCGACCAAAGATCTGGTCACCGCCCCGGAAATCATGTTTTTCTGGGTCGCGCGCATGATCATGGCGGGCTACGAATTCCGGGGGGAAAAGCCATTCAGCAACGTGTACTATCACGGCATTGTGCGCGACAAACAGCGCCGCAAAATGTCGAAATCACTCGGCAACTCGCCTGATCCGATCGACCTCATGAATCAGTTCGGAGCCGACGGCACCCGCGTGGGCATGCTGTTTTCAGCGCCCGCCGGCAACGACCTCCTCTTCGACGACGCCCTCTGCGAGCAGGGCCGCAACTTCTCCAACAAAATCTGGAACGCCTTCCGCTTCCTGGCCATGAACATGGAAGAAGGCGAAACCTACGAGCCCACAACAGCGCTCGATCCGGACTTCCTGCCCGATCAGTGGATGTCTTCCCGCCTCAACCGCACCATCCTGGAGATGGACGAAAGCTTCGCACAGTTCCGCCTCAACGAAGCCCTGCAAAAAATCTACGCCCTCGTCTGGGACGACTTCTGCGACTGGTACATCGAGCTCATCAAACCCGACACCTTCGGGGCTAAAATCGAAAAAGCTCGGCTCGAACGCGCCCTCGGCATCTTTGAAACCCTGATGAAGCTCCTGCACCCCTTCACCCCTTTTATTTCCGAAGAAATCTGGCAGCGCATCAGAACCCGCAGCACCGAAGAGTCCCTGATCGTCTCATCCTGGCCCGCACCCGACGCAAGCCGCGTAGATGACACCATCGAAGCCCGCTTCGCCCTCGTACAGGAGCTGGTATCGGCCATGCGCAACATCCGCGCGGAATCCGGCCTTTCCCCCAACCTCGAGCTTGAAGTACTTGTCCGTACGGCAGACGACGAAACAGCGCACATGCTGCAATCCGTGCAGGGGCTCATCCTCAAACTTCAGAAAACAAAAAAACTGGAAATAGGTACCTCCGTTCAAAAACCCGCGCAATCTGCGAGCACGCTCGTAAAAGGCTGCGAGCTCATCATCCCCATGGCCGAACACATCGATGTGGACAAAGAGCGCGCCCGTCTGCAAAAGGAAATACAGCGGACCGAAGGCTTTCTGAAATCTGTGAAAGGAAAACTTTCCAACGAGAAGTTTGTCAACAATGCCCCTGAAGCCGTCGTCGCAAAAGAACGCGCCAAGCTTTCTGACGCAGAAGCCAACCTCAGCAAACTCCGGGCAGCCCTCAGCGAGCTCTAA
- a CDS encoding MazG-like family protein, with protein MSDSSHALNQNEITFERLRDSNQKRQDEWDSDNQISLSYRGNELAGEVGEACNIIKKLERERLGIRGSRADKTQLAEELADIIICVDLIAMHENIDLAQAVAKKFNATSEKYGLKSKF; from the coding sequence ATGTCCGATTCATCACATGCTTTAAACCAAAATGAAATTACATTTGAGCGGCTTCGTGATTCTAATCAAAAGCGGCAAGATGAGTGGGATAGCGACAATCAGATTTCACTGAGCTATCGGGGGAATGAGCTTGCCGGGGAAGTAGGGGAGGCCTGTAACATCATAAAGAAGCTCGAGCGCGAACGGCTCGGCATTCGGGGCAGTCGGGCGGATAAAACACAGCTTGCGGAGGAGCTTGCCGACATCATTATTTGCGTGGATCTGATTGCAATGCACGAAAATATCGATCTCGCCCAGGCTGTAGCTAAGAAGTTTAATGCGACTTCCGAGAAGTACGGACTGAAATCAAAGTTCTGA
- the folE2 gene encoding GTP cyclohydrolase FolE2, with protein sequence MITSNLKRIYDPTFVVTDEYKKTLPDLQNGPASLIEGANVPIQQVGISNFKLPLKFPTRDGDILTLEVSVDGYVGLDAGKKGINMSRIMRSFYKFKDEVFHPEVLEYVLQMYKKDLEARESFIKLSFNYPMLKDSLRSDLAGYQYYAVSLEASMDAKDNITHFMHLDFVYSSACPCSYELAEHARETREVASIPHSQRSEAYLTVQLRDAVSIEEMVELCRDALQTETQVMVKREDEQAFAELNGAYQKFVEDAARLMFDKLDPHPSISDFVVRCVHMESLHSHDAVSRICKGIPCGLR encoded by the coding sequence ATGATTACATCGAATCTCAAAAGAATTTACGATCCCACATTTGTCGTTACAGACGAATACAAAAAAACGCTGCCCGACCTTCAGAACGGACCGGCTTCCCTGATTGAGGGGGCAAATGTACCTATACAGCAAGTGGGAATCTCAAACTTTAAGCTGCCATTAAAATTCCCAACGCGGGATGGTGATATTCTTACCCTTGAAGTTTCCGTAGACGGCTATGTTGGGCTGGATGCCGGTAAAAAAGGCATAAACATGAGCCGTATCATGCGCTCATTCTACAAATTTAAAGATGAAGTTTTCCATCCGGAAGTACTGGAGTATGTGCTCCAAATGTACAAGAAAGATTTGGAAGCGCGTGAAAGCTTTATCAAGCTTAGCTTTAACTATCCTATGCTGAAAGATAGCCTGCGTTCTGACCTTGCAGGGTATCAGTATTATGCTGTTTCACTTGAAGCAAGTATGGATGCTAAGGATAACATCACACATTTCATGCACCTTGATTTTGTGTACAGTAGTGCATGCCCATGTTCTTATGAACTTGCAGAACATGCGCGTGAGACCCGTGAGGTTGCAAGCATTCCGCACAGTCAGCGCTCTGAAGCTTATCTTACCGTTCAGCTTCGGGATGCTGTAAGCATTGAAGAAATGGTTGAGCTCTGCCGCGACGCGCTTCAGACGGAAACGCAGGTTATGGTTAAGCGGGAAGATGAGCAAGCATTTGCTGAACTGAACGGTGCATATCAAAAGTTCGTTGAGGACGCCGCAAGACTGATGTTTGATAAACTCGATCCGCACCCATCAATTTCTGATTTTGTTGTACGCTGTGTTCACATGGAAAGTCTCCACAGTCATGATGCAGTAAGCCGTATTTGTAAAGGTATTCCATGCGGCTTGCGCTAA
- a CDS encoding 6-pyruvoyl trahydropterin synthase family protein, which produces MVYVTRKVHFNAAHRLHNPKKSDEWNAETYGDCNHINWHGHNYVMEVTVAGMPDPDTGYVIDLGDLKRILNDKIINKCDHRNLNIDVDFLKDTIPSTENLVIKFFEQIKDDVERASSTGSRLFSVKLFETERNFAEYCPYMSLNY; this is translated from the coding sequence TTGGTTTACGTTACCCGAAAAGTACATTTTAATGCAGCACATCGTCTGCATAATCCGAAAAAGTCAGATGAATGGAATGCAGAAACTTATGGTGACTGCAATCACATCAACTGGCACGGACACAACTACGTGATGGAAGTAACAGTTGCGGGTATGCCGGATCCTGATACGGGTTACGTGATTGATCTGGGTGATTTGAAGAGAATACTTAATGATAAGATTATCAATAAGTGTGATCACAGAAATTTGAATATTGATGTTGATTTTTTAAAGGATACAATTCCGTCAACTGAGAATCTTGTGATAAAATTTTTTGAACAAATCAAAGATGATGTTGAGCGTGCTTCATCAACAGGTTCCAGGCTTTTTTCGGTTAAGTTATTTGAGACGGAACGAAACTTTGCCGAATATTGTCCTTACATGAGTCTTAATTACTGA
- the murB gene encoding UDP-N-acetylmuramate dehydrogenase translates to MNLKQLNTFGAQASAGHFFEITDARTYQELLSSSPQLISDALILGGGSNILFTRDYVPAVLRIGIKGISVEETDGNDILVTAGAGVVWDNLVQYCIQRGFYGIENLSLIPGCCGAAPMQNIGAYGVELVQVFSHLEAMDRKTGEIKTFSNKDCRFGYRSSVFKTALKNRFIIASITLRLSRIARLTLEYGAISAELSQAGITQPTPKDVSQAVIRIRRSKLPDWHAFGNAGSFFKNPVIPNEQFEEIRTKFPKVPHYAVSQYTTKVPAGWLIDQCGLKGYRMGNVGTWHQQALVIVNYGSGSGAEILDFARKIRDTVASRFNIQLEPEVNLIGMNQDDF, encoded by the coding sequence TTGAACCTTAAGCAACTAAACACATTTGGGGCTCAGGCCTCTGCCGGGCACTTTTTTGAGATTACTGACGCCCGCACCTATCAGGAATTGCTGTCATCCTCCCCTCAGCTTATTTCAGACGCGCTTATTTTAGGCGGGGGAAGCAATATTCTTTTTACCCGTGATTATGTTCCGGCCGTCCTTCGCATTGGTATAAAGGGAATTAGTGTAGAAGAAACGGATGGTAACGACATATTGGTAACCGCAGGGGCGGGCGTTGTATGGGATAACCTTGTGCAGTATTGCATTCAGCGGGGATTCTACGGCATTGAAAACCTTTCACTCATCCCCGGCTGTTGCGGGGCCGCTCCCATGCAAAATATTGGCGCCTATGGTGTGGAGCTCGTTCAGGTCTTCAGTCATCTTGAAGCCATGGACCGAAAAACGGGCGAAATCAAAACCTTTAGTAACAAGGACTGCCGCTTCGGCTACAGGAGCAGTGTCTTCAAAACAGCCCTTAAAAACCGGTTCATCATTGCGTCCATTACCCTGCGACTCAGTCGTATTGCACGGCTCACACTTGAATATGGTGCTATTTCGGCTGAACTCAGTCAGGCGGGCATCACACAGCCTACCCCCAAAGATGTATCGCAGGCCGTAATCCGAATCCGCAGGTCTAAACTGCCGGACTGGCATGCTTTTGGAAATGCCGGTAGCTTTTTCAAGAATCCCGTCATCCCAAACGAACAGTTTGAAGAGATAAGGACGAAATTCCCCAAGGTTCCGCATTATGCCGTGAGTCAATACACTACCAAAGTGCCCGCAGGCTGGCTGATTGATCAGTGCGGGCTGAAAGGCTACCGGATGGGAAATGTCGGCACCTGGCATCAACAGGCGCTGGTCATCGTCAACTACGGTTCCGGCTCCGGGGCTGAAATACTGGACTTCGCCCGCAAAATCAGAGATACCGTTGCTTCGAGATTCAACATACAGCTCGAACCGGAAGTCAACCTGATTGGCATGAATCAGGATGACTTTTAG
- a CDS encoding M14 family zinc carboxypeptidase, whose translation MNSFSTSAFVTLIFLLVFGFTASFAQHPDQTPLNNPGYEPEDGLFYRVTIPLETSETIRQVGDLGVAIDHVHFHENALQAELSGYELKLLREAGIPFGIHTRDMAAWYEAELTSDPVFQGGLPRLQGVPENFKLGSMGGHLTFDEVVAELDLMHELYPELITPKFSIGQSYEGRPIWTVWIASDLETPKPQAYYNSLIHAREPMSMMNLVYYMWWLLENYGEDDYATFLVDNRHMAFSLVLNPDGYEFNRMNNPNGGGMHRKNRRPVGTSNQGVDLNRNFGPMIFWDHPSGGSSTNPNTDTYRGEAPFSEPETEAMRTFTLSHDFRTVFNYHNFSNLLIYPYGSLNRETADSLTFRAYAAEMTAENNYVYGTDMETVGYATRGAADDWFYGLESSGGFGPSYNRISMTPEVGGANDGGSGWGGAFWARAERIVPLSQDNLLPNQLLAQFAGPELRLTENANLMLSNIDAPIGEEASFFFTVSGFENFGRSNMNLTFSVETDAGFITFLNDTSEHHLAYGESFAGLTDFFVFETAADAVPGTSFEITVTAGAPLSATSYSWDYTFTTTGQPVSSESGPELPRSLVLHQNYPNPFNPATTLFFGLPDAAEVNLRVYDSTGRLVQTLIEGRQYSAGEHRVSFDASRLPSGIYLYRLEASGQTLTRRMTLIK comes from the coding sequence TTGAACTCTTTTTCTACTTCTGCTTTCGTAACACTTATTTTTCTACTGGTCTTCGGTTTTACAGCTTCGTTCGCGCAGCACCCTGATCAGACGCCACTGAATAACCCGGGCTACGAACCCGAAGACGGCCTTTTTTACAGGGTGACCATTCCTTTAGAGACTTCGGAAACGATCCGGCAGGTCGGAGATTTGGGGGTAGCTATTGATCACGTGCACTTTCATGAAAATGCGTTACAGGCTGAGCTGAGCGGCTATGAACTGAAGCTTTTGCGGGAAGCGGGTATCCCGTTCGGGATTCACACCAGAGACATGGCGGCATGGTATGAAGCCGAACTGACATCCGACCCCGTTTTTCAGGGTGGACTGCCGCGCCTGCAGGGCGTGCCGGAGAATTTTAAACTCGGCAGTATGGGCGGTCATCTGACCTTCGATGAGGTTGTTGCCGAGCTTGATCTCATGCATGAGCTTTATCCTGAGCTGATTACGCCTAAATTCAGCATAGGGCAATCCTACGAAGGTCGTCCGATATGGACCGTGTGGATTGCTTCCGACCTTGAGACCCCAAAGCCACAGGCCTATTACAACTCACTCATCCATGCCCGTGAGCCTATGAGCATGATGAATCTGGTGTATTACATGTGGTGGCTGCTCGAAAACTATGGCGAAGACGACTACGCGACATTCCTTGTCGATAACCGGCACATGGCGTTTTCTCTCGTGCTTAATCCGGACGGCTACGAATTTAACCGGATGAATAACCCCAACGGCGGGGGCATGCACCGTAAAAACCGGAGGCCGGTCGGTACTTCAAATCAGGGTGTAGATCTGAACCGCAATTTTGGTCCGATGATTTTTTGGGATCATCCCAGTGGCGGTTCATCAACTAACCCGAACACCGACACGTATCGCGGTGAAGCCCCTTTCAGCGAGCCGGAAACGGAGGCCATGCGAACTTTTACGCTGTCTCATGATTTCCGCACGGTCTTTAACTACCACAATTTCAGCAATCTCCTGATTTATCCCTACGGCTCTCTCAACCGCGAAACGGCTGATTCGCTTACGTTTAGGGCGTATGCTGCGGAAATGACGGCCGAGAACAACTATGTCTATGGTACGGACATGGAGACCGTCGGATATGCTACAAGAGGGGCTGCCGATGACTGGTTTTACGGCCTGGAGTCAAGCGGCGGTTTTGGGCCAAGCTACAACCGGATATCGATGACGCCGGAAGTTGGTGGTGCCAACGATGGCGGTTCTGGCTGGGGCGGCGCATTTTGGGCGCGGGCCGAGCGCATTGTGCCGCTTTCGCAGGATAATTTGCTGCCGAATCAGCTGCTCGCGCAGTTTGCGGGTCCGGAACTGCGACTTACAGAAAATGCAAACCTTATGCTCAGCAACATCGATGCACCCATTGGTGAAGAAGCTTCCTTCTTTTTCACGGTGAGCGGGTTTGAAAACTTCGGGCGCTCCAACATGAATCTGACCTTTTCGGTGGAAACGGATGCTGGCTTTATCACTTTTTTAAATGATACATCCGAACATCATCTCGCTTATGGTGAATCATTTGCGGGACTGACGGATTTCTTTGTATTCGAAACGGCAGCGGATGCTGTTCCCGGAACCAGCTTCGAAATAACGGTAACAGCCGGCGCGCCCCTATCGGCCACAAGCTACAGCTGGGATTACACCTTTACGACAACGGGACAGCCCGTTTCTTCTGAAAGCGGTCCTGAGCTGCCGCGCAGCCTTGTATTACATCAGAATTATCCCAATCCTTTCAATCCCGCTACTACGCTGTTTTTTGGCTTGCCCGATGCTGCAGAGGTGAATCTGCGTGTGTACGACAGCACCGGGCGTTTGGTGCAAACCCTGATTGAGGGGCGGCAGTACAGCGCCGGCGAACACCGCGTCTCTTTTGACGCGTCACGCCTGCCGAGTGGTATTTATCTGTACAGGCTTGAGGCGTCAGGGCAGACGCTTACGAGGCGCATGACCCTGATTAAGTAG
- a CDS encoding pyridoxal phosphate-dependent decarboxylase family protein has translation MYKTLLPLLERWFDEAELQGFSLPYSYHSDSQSDAETFTKKAKSVFEVFMSRMGSCYPFHQAAYAGQMLKPPHPAAWLAYAIATSVNTNNHALDGGPETSEMEKEVIRSLSRMVGYEPGTTLGHLTSGGTVANLEALWVARCLHPNKPVLFSAQAHYTHSRMCSVLGISSRAIPFAFGSEEEVDRFRASIAGAGTLVVTLGTTGTGQTEPLDVILPLCMEAGVRVHVDAAYGGFFTLLKNSGFLRSAPFEALGGADSIVIDPHKHGLQPYGCGCVLFKDATVGRFYKHDSPYTYFSSDELHLGEITLECSRAGAAAAALWFTIQLLGLEPDSAFAAMLRQCLEAARRFASVIGDDPRFELLMQPETDIVCYFPKAGTADDISRLSREIFRDTMQQGDKSLYLSLYKVDGKEFSRLFPHVESGNPTEPVTLLRSVFMKPDHLVFIHEMHNRLRASLQRITAQ, from the coding sequence ATGTATAAAACACTTCTTCCGTTACTTGAGCGCTGGTTTGATGAGGCTGAGCTGCAAGGATTTTCGCTGCCGTATTCCTATCACAGTGACTCACAATCAGATGCTGAGACGTTCACTAAAAAGGCGAAATCTGTTTTCGAGGTCTTTATGTCGCGCATGGGCAGTTGTTATCCGTTTCATCAGGCTGCTTATGCGGGTCAGATGCTCAAGCCGCCTCACCCGGCAGCATGGCTGGCCTATGCGATTGCAACGAGTGTCAACACAAACAACCACGCTCTTGACGGTGGTCCCGAAACCTCTGAAATGGAAAAAGAGGTCATTCGGTCGCTCTCGCGAATGGTAGGGTACGAACCCGGCACAACGCTCGGACATCTTACAAGCGGCGGGACGGTTGCCAATCTCGAGGCCCTGTGGGTGGCCCGTTGTCTTCACCCGAATAAACCCGTGCTGTTTTCTGCGCAGGCCCATTACACGCACAGCCGGATGTGCAGCGTGTTGGGGATCAGCTCCCGGGCTATCCCTTTTGCATTCGGCAGTGAAGAAGAAGTTGACCGCTTCCGCGCCTCCATTGCCGGTGCCGGGACGCTCGTTGTAACCCTGGGAACAACGGGTACAGGCCAAACAGAACCCCTTGATGTCATTCTTCCGCTTTGCATGGAAGCCGGTGTTCGGGTCCATGTTGATGCCGCGTACGGAGGCTTCTTCACCCTGCTTAAAAACAGCGGATTTTTGCGTTCCGCACCTTTTGAAGCGCTCGGCGGCGCGGACAGCATTGTCATTGATCCGCATAAACATGGTTTACAGCCCTATGGCTGCGGATGTGTCCTTTTCAAAGATGCTACGGTTGGCCGGTTCTACAAACACGACTCACCCTATACCTACTTTTCCTCCGATGAACTTCATTTGGGAGAAATTACCCTGGAGTGTTCGCGGGCCGGTGCGGCCGCTGCTGCGCTTTGGTTTACCATTCAGCTGTTAGGGCTGGAGCCGGATTCTGCTTTTGCTGCGATGTTGCGGCAGTGCCTGGAAGCTGCCCGAAGGTTCGCTTCAGTAATCGGGGATGATCCCCGGTTTGAGTTGCTGATGCAGCCGGAAACCGACATCGTCTGCTATTTCCCAAAAGCTGGTACGGCTGATGATATATCGCGCTTAAGCCGGGAAATTTTTCGGGATACCATGCAGCAAGGAGATAAATCCCTTTATCTGAGCTTATATAAAGTGGATGGCAAAGAATTCTCACGGTTATTTCCGCATGTTGAAAGCGGTAACCCTACAGAACCCGTCACGCTGCTGCGAAGTGTTTTCATGAAACCGGACCATCTTGTTTTTATCCATGAAATGCACAACAGGCTGCGTGCTTCTTTGCAACGTATTACAGCACAGTAA
- a CDS encoding DUF3078 domain-containing protein, whose amino-acid sequence MIKYRAVLLITLFISLCASVPFSYASLGAGGVEWGTVPADTVSPWTLEFRGQLNGSQASFRNWEQGGVNTVALTASTNFNALYRRGNWGYNLDTRLVYGQAKVDDDFRKTEDEIKIRNSFRYFLEDDRWSVVGSVNFISQFDEGLDRSREFAVSKFMAPAYLTETIGISFSPTSSLSAEFGASARQTFVLTSDSTGAANVRTTFRERYGLRADQSVKNELGFSLLVRYDKEILENVRYIGSIETFSNASQRPDRSDFTFNNELIGRINNYLNTTFRFTMLYNEDVSKKLQLRQTFSVGLSVRFI is encoded by the coding sequence ATGATTAAATACCGTGCTGTTTTACTTATTACCCTATTTATAAGTTTGTGTGCTTCAGTTCCATTTTCGTATGCTTCGCTGGGAGCTGGCGGCGTAGAGTGGGGGACGGTTCCAGCTGATACCGTTTCACCCTGGACTTTGGAGTTTAGGGGACAGCTGAACGGTTCACAGGCAAGTTTCAGAAACTGGGAGCAGGGAGGGGTTAATACCGTTGCCCTTACTGCTTCTACCAATTTCAATGCCCTTTACCGCCGGGGAAATTGGGGATACAACCTTGATACCCGCCTTGTTTACGGACAGGCCAAGGTTGATGACGACTTTCGAAAGACCGAAGACGAAATCAAAATCAGAAACAGTTTCCGTTACTTTCTGGAAGATGACCGCTGGAGCGTTGTCGGGAGCGTTAATTTTATATCACAGTTTGATGAAGGACTCGACAGAAGCCGGGAGTTTGCGGTTTCCAAATTTATGGCACCCGCCTATCTGACCGAAACCATCGGTATTTCTTTTAGCCCGACAAGTTCTTTGAGCGCTGAGTTTGGTGCTTCTGCCCGTCAGACCTTCGTTCTCACAAGCGACTCCACGGGCGCTGCAAACGTCCGAACAACCTTCCGCGAGCGATATGGTTTACGTGCTGATCAGAGCGTAAAAAATGAGCTGGGTTTTTCCCTGTTGGTAAGGTACGACAAGGAAATCCTTGAAAATGTGCGCTATATCGGATCTATCGAAACATTTAGCAATGCAAGTCAGCGACCGGATCGCTCGGATTTCACGTTTAACAACGAACTGATTGGTCGAATCAATAATTATTTGAATACGACCTTCCGCTTTACCATGCTGTATAATGAAGATGTATCAAAGAAGCTGCAGCTGCGGCAGACGTTTTCCGTTGGTCTTTCCGTACGTTTCATTTAG
- a CDS encoding phosphoribosyltransferase family protein yields the protein MQSKRILMDSRHVLRTCRRMAYQLAETIADPKNVILAGINKRGFALAKILQGFIQEATGQSPELVHAETHEGSLNPVMAAAGREIIFIDDVMFSGRTISAAMGCFPDITKAGRIRIAVLVDRGHRRFPFFAAVSGLVYPTKFDEHVHVSLDEPSGDMEVELLAN from the coding sequence ATGCAATCAAAACGCATTTTGATGGACAGCCGTCATGTATTGAGAACATGCCGCAGGATGGCCTATCAGCTTGCAGAAACCATTGCTGACCCGAAAAATGTCATCTTAGCCGGAATCAATAAGAGAGGATTTGCACTCGCTAAAATACTGCAAGGATTCATTCAGGAAGCAACAGGTCAGTCTCCTGAACTTGTTCATGCTGAAACACATGAAGGGTCGCTCAATCCCGTGATGGCTGCAGCCGGCCGGGAAATCATATTTATTGATGATGTGATGTTTTCGGGTCGGACTATTTCTGCGGCTATGGGCTGTTTCCCGGATATTACGAAGGCCGGGAGAATCAGAATTGCTGTACTGGTTGACCGTGGGCATAGACGGTTTCCTTTTTTTGCAGCGGTGTCAGGTCTTGTTTACCCAACCAAGTTTGATGAGCATGTTCACGTAAGCCTTGATGAACCCTCCGGCGATATGGAAGTTGAGCTCCTTGCGAATTAG